The window CATATAAGTCCTATTTTATATATCAGTAGACATAAATGTAATAGCATTTCATTCATTTCCCATTACAGATGCTTAAAACATCAATCAGCTCCACAAATATAAAGCATATTCTCATGTCGACTTTCAAAAAGCCCAAGTACTATTAACTTATTGGTATAGATTTTGCATTTCCAGGTTCTTTTGTCATCCCCATCCCGAGTACACAATAGAGTGATTTAGACAGAACTCAGAAAgataggaaaaggaaaaaaaagattcAGGGAGAAACGAAACTGGGCAATTTGTTCAAAATATGCAATTACTTCCATAAAACGTCTATTGTCAATTAACTTTTTTAAGTATAGAAAGCACAAAAAAGACTTGGTATAATCAGATCAAATTCTTCCCTTTTGCATAGAAGTGCTATAGGGGAATACCTAAGCCAGTATGAGTAAATTACCTGTAGGTATGAGAAACGTATATTATTCATGGTGATAATTACTTTCGCTTCATATAAGGTATCTGCAAGCATTCGGATGGCTAAATACTCAAAAAAGGTTTGCATCACGCTCTTCTGCCCTTCTTTATGTTCCGCTTCAAATTTAGGAAACCATAGGATACATTTAACTTCACTCCACGGAACTGAACTCCCAGCAGTGTTGGATATTATTGTGTTGTATGGATGTGAGTGGCCCCAGAGAATTCTGACACCAGTTGGTAACTGGTCAAGTGTGGATTCATCTCGAAGGGATGTTGTGGAGATTATAGAAGACGGAACATAATGACGTGCAAGATGTGATGAAAAATATAAATCATTGTCATCCAGTATGAGGATGCTCCCATGATGAGGTGCAGGAAACCATCGCAGAAGTGACAGCATATTAGCATCTTCAGTCTCCGGCAGGCATAAACTTGGCAGAACACCAGAATAAGCCGATGGAACTGAATCGTGAGAATAGAAACATGAATCTCCATTCCGGCATCCCTATAGATACGTAAATTTAGAATATGTCAGATAGTAGCATTGAGACCCTTGAGAAAATTTGGTAAGAAGAAAATACAGAGATGCCAAAGATATGCATTAGGACCATTTAATGGATAACTTTTGGATAAGGCAAATAAGcacaaaaaattaatattttcccCTTCCATATATATTGCACACCCTTAAATGTTCATCTTCCCCATTCTTTCTCCTCCTCCCTTCCACTAATTCAAGCTCTTCTCCCTCCTAGTTCTATTCTACACCTTCCTCCTACCTCTTTCCAAAACCTGAACCACCACTTCCCTCCTTCACTGACCAATCGCGTACAGAATGTGACTATACATGCACTTGCAGATCATGAAATCTTATTATACAAACAAATAATTAGAACAGCTAGTATAATACAGTATATTTTTTAAAAGCAGGTTGATAAAGGAATATAAAAGTGAAGAGTTTCCAATAAGGCCCGATCCAGTGAGTAAGCTGGAGTCTCCAGCCGCGTACCAGTTGATCAACCGAGTGGTACATGACTCAAAGATAGCACCAGCTTGTTGATTGGGTTGCAATCCTAAAACCATCCCACAACCACCAAAAAAGAAAGATGTAACAAAATTACATGTCCTTGTGATGAGTGATGCAACAAGGAAGAAATAAAGAAAGTTGACAGAAGAATCAGATTCTAATTTGATCAAAATTAGCCTACTGAATATGATGAGTGCAGTCACAAGCTTCCTGGATGAACATGTTAACTGATTTTGCATTTTTTGAATAAAGAAATTTCTTTAAGTTTAATAAAGTAGGCATATTAGGAAGAAAGCTAGAAAGTTTACAATAGAAAAGGTACAGGCTGGTGAAACACTGACTGTCCCTTTTTGGGTAAAAAGGCTAAGACTCAAGGTGAAGAATAAAGTAGGTTTTCGGACAATATCAGTATTGGATTCGGAAAAAAGAGTATTTCCAGTtgaagtggaaaaaaaaaaaaaaacttatgcaAGTAAATTACAAAAGGAATTCAGAAGCCACTTAACCTCTCATAATTAGACTGGAAATTTTCTTCCTTACTTTGCCTTTTTTTTTCCAATAAAAATCTTTCTTCCTTAACTCACTGTTCACATCATAAAATTAAAATCAGGAAATATTGACTACTGTTAATTTTATGAGGATGACCACAGGTGCTCATAGAATTAATGATGACATTCTACATGGACTATTCCCACCAAGCAGAGTCTATGACTCGAAGAAGCACCGTAAAGATAATAGGAAAAAGGAACTCATTCATACTATCAGCTTCAACATGAAGTAATATAGGGGCGTTTGCACAAATGGCTTTTTTGAGGCCACTATTCAAATTATGCCACGGTTAGGCAGTGGGTTAAATTTGTCTACAAAAGGATAAATATACCAACTATTTTAAAGGTAAAATTTAGCCCACTGGGCTAAAAATTGACAGTATTTAAAAAGTGGAGCCAAGAAAGGCCATACCGCAGCAGGTATGACAACATTTCAAGGATatcttttgaaaatatttataaattaaaataatCTCATTGATATGCACCAAGTTGCTGTCAATATACAATGTGAATTAACATTAATTCTCGAGAATATAATCATGGCACAACTAATACACTAAGGGATATTTTTTATTACACCAAATGAAGTAAAAATGAACTCTTTACTCTCCAGAATGGACTCCCAACCCCTTCGAATATTCTTTTATTCCTCTATCTCCAAATCAACCCCAAAATACAAAGAGGAGAAACCTTCCTTAACTTCTTTTCCCTAACattaatttcttcatttttcaaTTGCCAATATTTTCAATGGGGAATTATCCATCAACATTCTTATAGGCAAATGCTTGAATAAGCCATTAAACTAATGATACCTTTAAGGAGAAGAAAAATTTGCAAGTGGGCTTCTCTGCTTGTAAGGAATGAGAAAAGGAACAGTGGGGACCCCTGTTGCACAGGCCCCTGACAAAAAAACTACACAGAGAAGCCTCCCCTGTGAAACCACTATTGCCGTTGACCAACATGCCATAATTTTCAGCGACATCCGTAGAAGATTGACTTCTCATCTACTCAACATCGAAAAGGAATATGATATCAAAATCTTGACATGAAATATAACAGCAAAGTAAAAGCAGAATACAGTACCTCTTTGACTACACTAGCCAAATTTTGAGCCACCTTATCTGCTAAAGATTCATTGTGGCCCAAAAATGGAACAGAAATGCATTTCCTTATTTCACTGCCTTGTTCAAGGAGCCCATGATCCATATCTAAATACTGCTCACCGTCGATATGGCACTTGTGCAGATATTCATTTGGATTATAATAAGATGGTATGCCACCTGATGTAGCGAGAAACTGGGGTCGATATCGATGAAAAGAATCCAGAACTTCATCATCTGCAGCAGCACAGGCTCAGTACAAAAACACAACGGATCTAAACTGGTCAAATTCaggatgacatacatgattcagCAACTTGGTTGAGTGCTGATTGCAAAAGATTATGGAATAAGCACCactcttcttcaatttttggaaGCACTATTTCTCTGTCTTTTGTACTATCCAACTTGAAGAGTTGTCTTAAATGTTCAAGGCGGTGTTTGTCCTTCATTTGGAGACATATACATAAGGATTGCTTACATCCCAGTAAAATAAAGCAAAAGAACCAGGGGGGGAGAATATCCTGTAGTCATGTGGTTTTACCTTGAAAGAACGTTGCCAGAACTGAAATGCGCACGAATTTGCCATACAGATTACCTCTTTTTTACCCGATAAACCAGTGGTCCTAGAATCTCCACTGAAAAAGTCGTCAATGTACTTCATGAACTGAAAAATCAAATTTATTGATCAAAGAATGACCACTAATCTAACCATTAATGAAATGTGGCATTCTCAAATTCAAACATATAGGGATAGTACCAAACTTTCTTGGCCGAAAGGACGAAGAATGGGCTGTGGCTGCATATCCATCATTATACCAAGAACAATGCCTTCTCGTAACATTCCAATGGCTCCAAACTTGACTATTAGTATAGAAGCATCGAATGAAAGAGAAAAGCTGGCAAGCAATCGTCCATAAAAAGTAGGTTCGTAACGGCCCCTTGGAGGTGCTTTTTGTAGTGCATGGTTGTCAACAAGCAAACTCAATGCATCGTCAACGACTTCAGGATATGGAGGGTCTAAAGCCTTCCGTAGCAGAACTAAATCAAAGATCCATAAGTTAAATTTTGGTATCCCACATGTATATACAACAGTAGaccagaaaaaggaaaagaaattatgGAACATAGATAGCAAGCTTATGCAAATTGATGATAATAACACTCAAGACCATGCTAACGTAGATGAATGACATATTTGTTCAGCCCATTTATAAATTGATTAGACATGCTCTGTGCCTAAACTATGGGTGACAACTGAGCAGGCTGGTCAAAACTATGGATGACAACTGAGCAGGCTGGTCAACTTCTTGGCCCAACCAGCCCAGCCTGTAGAGAGCGCTATGGATCTGATAATAGAATAGATAGGATAATTTTGCTTGTAATACTTGCACCAAATTTATTTCAtgcatttattttcatttttttggctGTAGGCATGGGAGGAAAGTCTTCCCACTTCAGAAACAAATCATAAATATAAAGTATTCTATATGCATTCACTCCTTACCCCATTAAATATTTCAATTCTCAGTTGATAACATGTATTAAATTGTTTATGAACACATTTTACATTGTGACCTTCATAACCAACACATCTCTTTGACCTTCAAGACCTGCAGTTTTCACAGAAAAGCAAATTATAGCTCAAGCAACAGCACGATCTGAGCTCTCACACTAACTGAGAACCAACCAGAACCATTCTCCTAAGCTGATACTGAATTTCACTAGCTACAGTTAACAAGCATATGGAAATCAGCAGGCACTTTTTTGAAAATGTTAACCATCACTTTGGACATAAACTTTCATGGAGAAAGAATATATAATAACCAAGCAATAATACGATGAAATAGCTATCCGAACTCTTAAGCTGAATTATAGCAGTAAATTGTGGTTTACTAAAGTTAAGGGGTCCAAATTGGTTGAGGGAATGGACTGTATCTTCTTATATGGTCTTGGGCAATCCTCActtcatgagctagcttttgagaTTGAGTTAGACTTGAAGTCCATTTTCTTAACTCGATACCAAAGTCAAACCCATAATAACTCTTGATTTAACCAATGCTACTCCCCCATTATATGGTGCCCACGCTCTAGATGTCTAGTCATAGGGGTGCGAGAGAGGGGAGGTGTTAAGAGTCTCCCTTTGGCTTATTAACTCCTTACATGGTCTAAGCTCTTAGGCAATCCTTAGTTCAAGAGTTAGCTTTTggagttgagttaggcccaaggtcCATCttcttaacatggtatcagagatAGACGCATCCTTGTACTTGATTTATCCGGTGTTAGGCATGCACATCATATTGTCCACACAACAATGTCCAACCTTGGGAGTAGAGAATGTTAATGTAAAGCCATGTATACTTCTAACCTTTAATTTGGGCTAATTACGTGCTTAATTATGTGATTAAGGCATTCACGAGGTGTGTATGGACCACCACGAGGATAGTGCAGTTATTGGAATATGATAACATAAGTATGGTATGAGTTGGAAGTGGTTTAAAGTGGCAAAATAGTCAAGCCTCAACGCTGGAAAGCTGGGTCTGGGGAACAAGGGGCCTTGGGAAGACCAAGACCGGGCAACCTAAGAGAGCTCGCATCGCGAGCTAACACAAGAGACTCTAGCAGTATAAATATAACCCGTCAGGGAGAAAAAAGAAGTGGGGACATTTAAAGACTTGAGAGCTCTTTGGAGAAGGAACATAGCTCAACCATTAATGCTCCACGAGGTAAGCTTTTAATGtgaaattttgtagattccaacTCTTTAATGCAAGTATCACATCCCCTTGGTTTGTAACTCGCAGAAAATCAAAGATTCATCAATCACCATATTCaagttagggttttcttcaaaaaggtaatcACATATCTTGAGCTTCATTTATGATGACTAAATGAGTTTGTCAAGTAAATTTGTAggtaaaaataatgatttgaacagaTCCAAAAGTTAACCAGATTAGCAACTGATTCATTCTAAGATCCTTCAATTATATCTTCCCCAGATCCCTAACCCAACCCAATCATGAATCCTTCTTCTCCGGCACGCTTCTCAGGTTGTTGCACCATCCCGACCCATGAAATTAGTACTGCGAAACAAGCTCTGGGAAGGGTTGCAGAAAGAGAGAGAGACGGGTGAGATGAATGAATTTTCTATCAATGGGTGACCTTGATTCTGAAGCATTTTTGGGTGAGAAATGGTAACAGAACTTTTGCATGGATTAAGTGAGCTCTTGTGTATGTATTGTATAGTGTTGGTGATTGAGAGTTCAGTAATGGAGCTACGGAGTGATTTATTTGGGCATTTTGCTTGAAGAGCAAGTTATACTTTTCTCTTTTCCGGCATGAATGTGGAGACTGGTTGagtgtaatttttttttggaacttgTGGAAGGTAAAAAGTGGTGATGCCTGGTTGTGTTCCAGTGAGGGAGCAGTGAATACCGTTTGTTTTGCTAGGTCTACAAGTTATTCTCTTGATGAATAAAGTGGTGATGTCTGGTTGTGTGTTCCAGTGAGGGAGGAGTGAATACCGTTTGTTTTGCTAGGTCTACAAGTTATTTTCTTGATGAATATGCTGGGGAAAGAAGGTTGCATTGACCAAGAATATTAGTACTTTGAATATAGCCGGAGATTCAATTTTTTGGCTAAAACTTCGGCAATACACACTCAACTTATTTGGAGAAAAAAAACGCGCTCTGCCACATCAGCAGAAGTGTCTTGTAGGCACAGTTTAAGTATTGGTCAGGCGTTCAATAGGTCATGGCCTAAGTTAAGGTGACTAAATGAAAACTTCGGACAAGATTAAAGTGTTTGTTTATGTATTCAACCCCATATTTATAATATTCAGTTTATGTTGAGGCTGCTTGCCATTTGTTTCACTTTTAAAGTTATGTATGTTTTACGAAATGATGCATGTATATTTGATGCAATGGATAGACAAGTCTAGTTGGATCGTACAATGAAAGCTAAAGACATCGAGTGTCAATCACGTGCCCCTCCAAATTTAGGGCATGATACTTAAGTTTTGATATTGGTTGACGGAGAAGATTATTACCTCGTTATATGGTATCGGGCAATTCTTACCTAATGAGCTCGCTTTTGAGGTTAAGCGTAATATCCATTTTCTTCACATATATTATTCAGTAACCACTCTTAACACCTCATCCTCAacagtggcggattcaggattttcactcagggtattcgaaaaaataattgaacctaaatatacactgtaatatatattcagggtgttcaaaagttaatatatgtacataaatacataaaatttaccctaaatatacactgtaattttttgtccagggtgttcgggtgaacaccctgggctCTTGGTACATCCGCCCCTGATCCTCAACGAAACTTCTTTATAATCCATGTTTCAGGATGGTAGAATCAGGAATCATAGGGAAGTCGGCAAAACATGTTCATAATAATTCTCATAGGACTCGTAACAGTAAAACAAATCCATAGCAGTGAAAGACTAACGACGTAGAAAGAAAAGAGGAGGAGAAGTGGAGAACAAACGAGCCAATTATACAACTCTTCCATCCTAAGCATGCTTTGTTCATTTTCATTAAATTACAGAGAAGTTTCACAGCTAAACTCAAGTTGAAGCAGCAAGCAATTCCATGAAGATAATCATGTAAAAGGAAAGGGAAAGAAAACAAACAGAAAAGAAACTGTGATGCTCAGAATACAGCAAAAAACCACAGAATTTTAGCTGAATACCTTTGGGATCATTGATGGCTTTAGATTCAGCACAGCAAAGGAGAAGTATTTGCTGCCTCAACGATAACCTCAATATTGCAGGAGGCTCATAATCCTCTAATTGACCATAAAATGATCTTTTTACCAATCGATATACATGGCCGTCACAAGTCCGTCCAGTTCTCCCTCTCCTTTGGTCTGCCTGCATCTCAAAACATTAGAAGCAATAATCACATGAAGAAAGATCTGTATGGGCAAACATGGCTCACTTAATACCTGTGATTTGGAAACCCATACAAGCTCTGTATTATCCGTTTTCCTGCTATTATCCCAGAAAACATGCAAAGAACGGCAAGAATCAATGACATAGCCCACCTTCGGTATTGTAACAGAAGATTCTGCAATATTTGTGGCCAAAATCACCTGGGGAAAAGTTTAAGTTTCAGAGAGACGCATCAGTATTTTTTTGATAACTAGCAAGAGACATCAGCATTGTAGAGACAAGAATGTAGTAACCATATTCATTTTCTGAGACTTCTAGTAGCtagttaacaacaacaacaacaacaacaacagcccagtgaaatcccacatcttggggtcttgggagggtataatgtacgcagaccttactcctaccaaggtaggatggctgtttccgagagaccctcggctcaatagaagcataaaaagggggtcagataaggttaaaagatttaaaacgatattgcaatgaaataatgcaagcgacacagtaaaacaggataatcaaggaattcaaagcgatatggaaatgcaaatcacgaaagcggcacagataaaataaagtaatcaaagtacagaaagtagtaaataataacataaatcaaagcacaagaaattataatgcgctaatgctaCTTCTAGTAGCTAGTTGCAGAAATAAAATCAGGAAATGGTGTTAAGGGAAACACAGCAACTTTGGAGATGTTATAAATAAAAATGACCTTTCCCTACTCCTTTTTCTTCCGAGAAGGTATCTTTTGGGTTGGGGGGTGGTTATAAGTACTTGAGctatttcttttttgtttaacGGTGGTGTATGGGTCAACTTGCATGCATCTCGACTAATTTCACCAAacacctgctacctcccaccagtaCTTGTACTGGGTAAATCTGCCCACCAAGACTTGGGTAGATGAGATGAATCGCCTAATTTTTTTTGTCTCTGCTGGGATTTGAACcagagacctcatggttctcccCACTTCATTGACCAACCAAGCAACATCCTTGGGTGCAAGTACTCTGCCTGCCTGTGGGACTGTCTCCACAGATGTTGAACAAAGGGAGGAAGGAAAGCATACCTTACGATGCGACATACAGATTGTCATGGCCTTG is drawn from Lycium barbarum isolate Lr01 chromosome 8, ASM1917538v2, whole genome shotgun sequence and contains these coding sequences:
- the LOC132605590 gene encoding DExH-box ATP-dependent RNA helicase DExH8: MALLPSDIPSSSSSSSKLPEFPVLPVASLKTKIIEKIQENRVTLIVGETGCGKSSQVPQFLLEGNMEPILCTQPRRFAVVAVARMVAKARNCEVGGEVGYHIGHSRVYSERSKIVFKTAGVLLEEMLEKGLNALKYKVIILDEVHERSVESDLVLVCVKQYLLKKSDLRVVLMSATADIQRYREYFRDLGRGERVELLAIPSSGQDTIYQRNVSYVEQVAELLETDSEETALKCCSSPSPQTAAADIEPEMYQLILNLIIYIHKNEVDIEKGILVFLPTYYALEQQWRLLKRFSETFKVHILHSSINTEQALKAMTICMSHRKVILATNIAESSVTIPKVGYVIDSCRSLHVFWDNSRKTDNTELVWVSKSQADQRRGRTGRTCDGHVYRLVKRSFYGQLEDYEPPAILRLSLRQQILLLCCAESKAINDPKVLLRKALDPPYPEVVDDALSLLVDNHALQKAPPRGRYEPTFYGRLLASFSLSFDASILIVKFGAIGMLREGIVLGIMMDMQPQPILRPFGQESLFMKYIDDFFSGDSRTTGLSGKKEVICMANSCAFQFWQRSFKDKHRLEHLRQLFKLDSTKDREIVLPKIEEEWCLFHNLLQSALNQVAESYDEVLDSFHRYRPQFLATSGGIPSYYNPNEYLHKCHIDGEQYLDMDHGLLEQGSEIRKCISVPFLGHNESLADKVAQNLASVVKEMRSQSSTDVAENYGMLVNGNSGFTGEASLCSFFVRGLCNRGPHCSFSHSLQAEKPTCKFFFSLKGCRNGDSCFYSHDSVPSAYSGVLPSLCLPETEDANMLSLLRWFPAPHHGSILILDDNDLYFSSHLARHYVPSSIISTTSLRDESTLDQLPTGVRILWGHSHPYNTIISNTAGSSVPWSEVKCILWFPKFEAEHKEGQKSVMQTFFEYLAIRMLADTLYEAKVIITMNNIRFSYLQMEKLARECCFFLDESFLFDEQNLGELFDEVKARKPMLQSKPVSYVFSLHPPVDVHSGDFARLLNQNVNKAV